From one Babesia bovis T2Bo chromosome 3, whole genome shotgun sequence genomic stretch:
- a CDS encoding tRNA (guanine-N1)-methyltransferase family protein, with protein MDAENNTRVQTKNERREAFMALCRENCTVVIDCEFASYENEKEAKSLANQLMQSYAFNKRAEKPVNLVICGIQEDSYVAQCFAKISGTDNWMCSLEYRSLEELYDPGELVYLSADATEVLDDISKDGIYVIGGIVDRNRLKGIALNRSRHIGAKCKRLPIKEHVQLTQSHVLSITACVSIFLNYTLHKDWVKALVESIPKRKF; from the coding sequence atggaCGCTGAAAATAACACCCGCGTTCAAACGAAAAATGAAAGACGAGAGGCGTTCATGGCACTCTGCCGTGAAAACTGTACTGTAGTAATAGACTGCGAATTCGCATCGTACGAAAATGAGAAGGAGGCCAAGAGCCTAGCCAACCAGTTAATGCAGAGCTATGCCTTCAACAAAAGAGCGGAGAAACCAGTAAACCTGGTTATATGCGGTATACAGGAAGATAGTTACGTGGCGCAGTGTTTTGCTAAAATCTCGGGTACCGACAACTGGATGTGTTCCCTGGAGTACCGTAGCCTAGAGGAGCTCTACGACCCCGGTGAGCTGGTATACCTCTCAGCAGATGCTACCGAAGTGCTAGACGATATATCAAAAGACGGTATATACGTCATAGGCGGCATCGTGGATCGCAACCGATTAAAGGGCATTGCATTGAATCGCTCAAGGCACATCGGGGCCAAGTGCAAACGGCTACCCATAAAGGAGCATGTACAACTAACCCAGAGCCATGTGCTCTCGATAACGGCCTGTGTTTCTATATTCCTTAACTATACACTTCACAAAGACTGGGTCAAAGCACTCGTAGAGTCCATTCCTAAGAGGAAGTTTTAG
- a CDS encoding 1-deoxy-D-xylulose-5-phosphate synthase family protein, which produces MVLMLPLVLKYARTSKFLLPMKKGFIATKTPRKCKSPDVQWIQLGVHSTSKVGIDLLDPEDRGECHLDVNSPEDVKRIPESQLNDLCKELRRCFMLNAEAVGGHYSSSLGVVELTVALHRVFDSPKDRIVWDIGHQGYIHKMLTGRLHKMQTMRQCGGLSGFLRRYESPHDLFGAGHSSTSIGALQGIYEGDVITGQSSNRSYVCVIGDGSLTGGMAMEALNYTCTIKSPLLIIYNDNEQSSLPTGMPAKNGTGPVVPYFMVEGSRKPAISGHDAIAQCEALRHKNDDMPLFIGPIDGHNIEALLDVLAYLKEELSANSEDGIKRPVVLHVKTIKGMGCEKALQSPSRLHSLKVATGPKIGTEATKTFSEIFTESLIDLAEKDQTVLAITAGMPGSTGVGKMGMKFPNRTFDVGIAEQHAVTFAAGTTISGAKPFCCIYSTFMQRALDQVIHDVSLQHLPVRFVLDRAGYVGGDGASHHGIYDIIYLRMMYNMLLMAPSNGIELKMMMQIAYNTDKQPSAIRYPNGNVASHDELTRLLKYTPGEIEDPASMILPNGKLEARMVRRGKSGVAVLAFGPIVIDILKAVDAIDLDATVVDMRFLNPMDTDMLNYILQAHHTVFTAEDGVEGGFGSAVLEYFAKRPERADVMCIAYPKEFMHHGSIAEQKRLAKMDVEGLAERMRQFLAS; this is translated from the coding sequence ATGGTGCTGATGTTACCCCTTGTTTTAAAGTATGCCAGGACTTCGAAATTTCTATTACCAATGAAAAAGGGGTTTATCGCAACTAAAACACCGCGAAAATGTAAATCGCCGGACGTACAATGGATTCAATTGGGAGTGCATAGTACGTCTAAGGTCGGTATAGACCTACTGGACCCGGAAGACAGGGGTGAATGCCATTTAGACGTGAATTCACCCGAGGATGTTAAAAGGATACCGGAAAGCCAATTAAATGACCTTTGCAAGGAACTTAGACGCTGTTTCATGCTTAACGCTGAGGCAGTGGGTGGTCATTACTCCAGCTCCCTGGGAGTTGTGGAGTTGACTGTAGCGCTGCACCGTGTCTTCGACTCTCCCAAAGACAGGATAGTCTGGGACATTGGTCACCAGGGGTACATACACAAGATGCTCACTGGGAGGTTACATAAGATGCAGACCATGCGTCAGTGTGGTGGTCTATCAGGATTCCTCCGTAGGTACGAGAGTCCTCACGACCTTTTTGGTGCAGGGCACTCGTCCACTTCCATCGGTGCCCTGCAAGGCATCTATGAGGGTGATGTCATTACTGGGCAAAGCTCAAACAGATCCTATGTATGTGTAATCGGTGACGGTAGCTTAACTGGTGGCATGGCCATGGAGGCCTTGAACTACACTTGCACCATCAAGTCGCCCTTGctcattatatacaacgaTAATGAGCAGAGCTCACTGCCAACGGGAATGCCAGCTAAAAACGGCACCGGTCCTGTAGTACCGTACTTCATGGTTGAGGGTTCAAGGAAGCCGGCTATATCCGGGCACGACGCCATCGCGCAATGCGAGGCGCTACGACACAAAAACGATGATATGCCGCTGTTCATAGGCCCTATTGATGGGCATAATATCGAGGCCCTGTTAGACGTGCTGGCATATCTAAAGGAAGAACTCAGTGCCAATAGCGAAGATGGCATTAAAAGGCCAGTGGTACTACACGTGAAAACCATCAAAGGCATGGGATGCGAAAAAGCGCTGCAATCGCCATCTAGACTGCATTCATTAAAGGTTGCGACAGGCCCAAAGATAGGCACTGAGGCAACTAAAACATTTTCAGAGATATTCACGGAATCGTTAATTGACCTTGCTGAAAAGGATCAAACCGTGCTAGCGATAACCGCTGGCATGCCAGGTTCAACAGGCGTGGGTAAAATGGGTATGAAATTCCCCAATCGCACTTTTGATGTAGGTATTGCCGAACAACACGCTGTTACCTTCGCGGCGGGTACAACCATCAGCGGTGCAAAGCCCTTCTGCTGCATATACTCCACGTTCATGCAGAGAGCATTGGATCAGGTTATACACGACGTATCGCTACAACACCTGCCGGTAAGGTTCGTCCTGGATCGTGCTGGGTACGTTGGGGGTGACGGCGCATCACACCACGGCATATACGATATAATATACCTGAGGATGATGTACAACATGCTACTCATGGCACCCAGCAACGGTATAGAGTtgaagatgatgatgcaAATTGCGTACAACACAGATAAACAACCGTCGGCAATAAGATACCCAAACGGAAATGTAGCTTCACATGATGAATTGACAAGACTCTTGAAGTACACCCCGGGTGAAATAGAGGACCCCGCGTCCATGATCTTACCAAACGGAAAGCTAGAAGCGCGCATGGTACGTCGAGGCAAGAGCGGGGTGGCTGTATTGGCATTCGGTCCCATAGTCATAGATATCCTAAAGGCCGTGGATGCCATTGACCTCGACGCCACGGTAGTGGATATGCGATTCCTTAACCCAATGGATACCGATATGCTCAACTACATCCTCCAGGCACACCATACGGTATTTACCGCGGAGGACGGCGTGGAAGGTGGCTTCGGCTCCGCTGTACTTGAGTACTTTGCCAAAAGGCCTGAACGTGCTGATGTCATGTGCATTGCGTATCCTAAGGAATTCATGCATCACGGTAGCATTGCAGAGCAGAAACGATTGGCCAAAATGGACGTCGAAGGCTTAGCTGAACGTATGAGGCAGTTCCTGGCGTCATGA
- a CDS encoding Peptidase M3 family protein, with translation MHVVKRLTVSLSSLRRHYVPVSRYKRGYGPYGLWNLVQCVRCSTGPSPTQTPVLDPRYNKNVSSLFALGVSSPSDLHVLCDEAVDASTAVVASVLEQHAQGSLDNKVLLYTIDHISNTLCLVADPCELLRHVHPCGEYRNAANMTVEKISSFISRINIDEQLYDIMTSAYHKSHDSLNTEEQLVLHHMIESMRNQGVGLSPSLRASYLELQREEAAISFDLSDSATLKHASVGSINGRIIPQNPAVYAYILRNSPDESVRRVIWEAQTKSDPVALDKLLRLHRIRSSIAKTRGFRNFAECAQRECIMNNPEAVEKFLRKCAASLVTPLQEEFHELSVLKQRLLLKGTSMIRPWDIDYLVSMERDKLGVQFRVSTVLAYFERLMCDMFGVKLVRDTSEPLWHPLVAKYTLVRNTHILDSATEDNSSRGSGDSGLQIAQLYADLFARENKVNVCAQFTVRCSRLIRGVDSHIEHGSSREYVTTTYPDGSQRQVPATAIVCSFAANGVHDDVDSALDRTYIDLGSAMTLFHELGHTVHALLSRTDLQHLSGNRGGVDFAEFSSHLFELYFVDGLGEMCNIEGLDISASTRASMFFKKYRAVDAARMVLMAMLDLKFYSSESVTIEEVNRLYTSLGIFEEQYQGEPMAAILGLPAVTNFDHLVPYGATYFCYLYSRVLAIKVWRSFGNSARCRLTGDLLSQFFAKGSIDASIKPLNDLARCDLESMEDDLFM, from the exons ATGCACGTGGTCAAGAGGTTAACAGTCTCTCTGTCGTCTCTCAGACGCCACTACGTACCTGTATCAAGGTATAAGCGAGGTTATGGCCCCTATGGGTTATGGAATCTCGTTCAATGTGTAAGGTGTAGCACAGGACCAAGTCCTACCCAGACTCCTGTGTTAGACCCTAGATATAACAAGAATGTGAGCTCACTGTTTGCTTTGGGCGTGTCTTCTCCAAGTGATTTACACGTTCTATGTGATGAAGCGGTTGATGCTAGCACCGCTGTTGTTGCTTCAGTCCTTGAGCAACATGCGCAGGGAAGTTTGGACAACAAGGTTCTACTGTATACCATTGATCATATCTCAAACACTCTATGCCTGGTGGCTGATCCTTGTGAGCTGCTTAGGCACGTACACCCGTGTGGTGAATATCGCAATGCTGCTAATATGACCGTCGAGAAGATATCCTCGTTCATCAGCCGCATTAACATCGATGAACAG TTATACGATATAATGACGAGCGCCTATCACAAGTCACATGACTCCTTGAACACCGAGGAGCAACTGGTCCTGCATCATATGATAGAGTCAATGAGGAACCAGGGTGTTGGCCTATCTCCCTCATTAAGG GCATCCTACCTTGAGCTACAGCGGGAGGAGGCTGCCATATCGTTTGATCTCTCTGACAGCGCCACTTTGAAGCACGCTTCCGTGGGTAGTATAAATGGTCGGATCATCCCACAAAATCCAGCTGTATACGCCTATATACTGCG AAATTCCCCGGATGAATCTGTGCGCCGTGTCATATGGGAAGCCCAGACTAAAAGCGACCCCGTGGCCCTGGATAAGCTATTACGCCTGCACCGTATACGTAGCTCCATCGCCAAGACTCGAGGTTTCCGCAACTTTGCGGAATGCGCACAGAG GGAGTGCATTATGAACAACCCTGAAGCAGTTGAGAAATTCCTGCGGAAATGCGCGGCATCACTTGTTACGCCGCTACAAGAGGAGTTCCATGAACTATCCGTGCTAAAGCAAAGACTATTACTAAAGGGTACTTCTATGATACGGCCTTGGGATATAGATTATTTAGTATCCATGGAACGTGACAAGTTGGGTGTCCAGTTTCGCGTAAGCACGGTACTGGCGTATTTTGAGCGGTTAATGTGCGACATGTTTGGCGTCAAGCTTGTACGCGACACTTCAGAGCCGCTGTGGCACCCACTAGTGGCCAAGTACACCCTGGTCCGTAATACTCATATTCTGGACAGTGCCACTGAGGACAACTCCTCTAGAGGATCCGGTGACTCTGGCTTACAGATAGCACAGCTGTATGCGGATTTGTTTGCACGTGAGAATAAAGTTAATGTCTGCGCGCAGTTTACCGTAAGGTGTTCTAGGTTGATACGTGGAGTTGATTCCCACATTGAACACGGGAGCTCTAGGGAGTATGTAACTACGACGTACCCCGATGGATCCCAGAGACAAGTGCCTGCCACAGCCATTGTCTGCAGTTTTGCTGCAAACGGGGTACATGATGACGTGGATAGTGCCTTGGATAGGACTTACATAGACCTCGGGTCGGCGATGACACTGTTCCACGAACTGGGACACACCGTACACGCACTGCTGAGTCGTACCGATTTGCAGCACTTATCTGGTAACCGAGGCGGAGTTGACTTTGCCGAGTTCTCATCGCACCTGTTTGAGTTATACTTCGTTGATGGTCTGGGAGAAATGTGCAATATAGAGGGCCTGGACATATCTGCATCAACGCGAGCAAGCATGTTCTTCAAAAAGTACCGCGCAGTAGACGCTGCGCGGATGGTACTGATGGCAATGCTTGACCTCAAGTTCTACAGCAGTGAATCCGTTACCATCGAGGAAGTAAATCGGCTATATACCTCATTGGGTATATTTGAAGAGCAGTACCAGGGGGAGCCCATGGCAGCTATTTTGGGTTTGCCGGCAGTGACTAATTTCGACCACTTGGTACCGTACGGGGCTACCTACTTCTGCTACCTGTACTCAAG GGTACTGGCGATTAAAGTATGGCGTTCCTTTGGGAATAGCGCTAGATGTCGGCTAACAGGTGACCTTCTATCACAATTCTTCGCTAAG GGATCAATTGATGCTTCCATCAAGCCGCTTAACGATCTCGCTCGATGCGACCTGGAATCTATGGAAGATGACTTatttatgtaa
- a CDS encoding putative integral membrane protein: MNLTELPTMDSESPLMAEYNHQSHDSDRKVLRSFCFLSGCVMCVVSALNMLNVLSIARPALYLLNLVQGIFGFSIMVFEGDEYSSLAPYANVLDVYFKFLHLYVGRALFFALVGLHCALLTQLSVLYYPLTLVWMGVASFIIANHHKDSGLPWVNA; the protein is encoded by the exons ATGAATCTTACTGAGCTACCTACCATGGATAGCGAATCGCCTCTGATGGCTGAATACAACCATCAATCACATGACTCCG ACCGTAAGGTACTTAGGAGCTTCTGCTTTCTCTCAGGATGTGTGATGTGCGTTGTCAGTGCCCTTAACATGTTGAATGTACTCTCCATTGCCAGGCCAGCGCTTTACCTTCTCAACTTGGTCCAAGG TATCTTTGGATTTTCTATTATGGTCTTTGAGGGTGACGAGTACTCATCACTAGCTCCGTACGCCAATGTGCTGGATGTATATTTCAAGTTCCTTCACTTGTACGTTGGACGGGCCTTGTTCTTTGCTCTAGTAGGGCTGCACTGCGCACTGTTGACCCAACTCTCTGTGTTGTACTATCCCTTGACCCTTGTATGGATGGGTGTAGCTTCATTTATCATTGCCAATCACCATAAGGACAGCGGTCTGCCATGGGTCAACGCATAA
- a CDS encoding putative integral membrane protein: MQDVYDEISANALMCVLQKSYNDLYKSLFDQYAQQRLLLLPVAHILVNVHISRDFVECHILRETEIPNHYVNLKGQVVEITDRKVITGFGFKNHISANIIRDDKVHDLDSGVKVCVIDDYLMHEEPSCKDIFILDLSDPGHVVESWCQDSSAFNGLLYSALDRIKQSFVMVPGYENEFCSILCSHVDRAVEAYLKDRDEELKSSKNGMCEVTLNFAFNYLNEHLMTHLRRTYQKPEDMLQGNILKLRKEMNLNSTLNLLDGKRQVNNYNLAPSCEALKLISLTSWPQEKLKHLATALQFNQYDSREESISVFILTLVAGGLPDAIANYALLDMYAAAKFCRHKINTQHLDTFKESLQFLLDQV; the protein is encoded by the exons ATGCAAGATGTATACGATGAAATAAGCGCTAACGCGCTTATGTGCGTTCTGCAAAAGTCGTATAACGACCTTTACAAGTCACTATTTGACCAATATGCGCAACAACGTCTACTCTTGTTGCCCGTTGCGCAtattttggtaaatgtGCATATATCACGTGACTTTGTAG AATGCCATATTTTGCGCGAGACTGAAATACCGAACCATTATGTCAACCTCAAGGGTCAGGTGGTAGAAATAACTGACAGGAAGGTAATTACCGGCTTTGGCTTCAAGAATCACATATCCGCTAACATCATTCGGGATGACAAGGTCCATGACTTGGATTCCGGGGTTAAAGTCTGCGTGATAGATGACTACTTGATGCACGAGGAACCCAGTTGTAAAGATATTTTCATACTTGACTTGAGTGACCCTGGGCACGTAGTTGAGAG CTGGTGCCAGGATAGTTCTGCGTTCAATGGATTACTATACAGTGCACTTGATAGGATTAAACAAAGCTTTGTGATG GTACCGGGTTATGAAAATGAATTCTGCAGCATCCTGTGTTCGCACGTAGATCGCGCTGTCGAGGCTTATTTGAAGGATAGGGATGAAGAGCTCAAGAGTTCAAAAAACGGCATGTGCGAGGTGACGCTAAACTTTGCGTTCAATTATCTTAATGAACATTTAATGACCCATCTAAGACGCACCTACCAAAAGCCAGAGGATATGCTGCAA GGCAACATTCTGAAGCTTCGTAAGGAGATGAACCTGAACTCGACACTAAATCTACTGGATGGTAAGCGTCAGGTTAACAACTATAACCTTGCTCCATCATGTGAGGCCTTGAAATTA ATCTCACTTACATCATGGCCTCAAGAGAAACTTAAGCACCTAGCAACGGCATTGCAATTTAATCAGTATGATTCACGTGAAGAATCTATATCGGTGTTTATATTGACACTGGTTGCCGGTGGGCTTCCAGATGCTATCGCAAACTACGCGCTTTTGGATATGTACGCTGCTGCAAAGTTCTGCAGACACAAGATAAACACGCAACATTTGGACACCTTCAAGGAAAGTTTGCAATTTCTGCTAGACCAGGTCTAG
- a CDS encoding ankyrin repeat family protein — protein sequence MADLGVVSKAVEAVMDACFKGSLADLRSAVRHLLSVDNPDKQPSDSKGETFSCMELSALESLRDAKQHCVAHIAAAGGNLSVLQCLLTALPALAFFEDENGENPLFYAIRAASGDSGFVNKNSNVFSSVLLLLGHCGPNCISKMGTSPLHVAAELGAFDVCKLLVDNGADVNLYSEYGTPLTIAAIRGYIDIVEYLLSHGANPDGYPSFESGAVQKGQCRFPPPLVFACSTRHDKVFDLLLSHGASWSVTDSDGWTPLHCAAECGSVRMVSKLLEIGADSNIKVDGRNAYHLAVANGHEGVAELLRPITDDTVMPTERATNKEPEMAVHTEPFRGTKEELDTLVSNLREEGRVLVANKDYAQACAIYTKGISLLSGDTDPETLSIFYSNRSHTYLMTGDMDKAKSDAEMCISLNPKWPKGYLRLASVHKAEGSQVDYLHNLFQAYTQDTTNTGLRDLFQREVERGKGIMASEQNLQSADR from the exons ATGGCTGACCTGGGCGTGGTTTCCAAGGCCGTAGAGGCTGTCATGGACGCTTGCTTCAAGGGGTCATTGGCAGATCTTCGTTCCGCCGTACGCCATTTGCTATCGGTGGACAACCCTGATAAGCAGCCAAGCGACTCCAAGGGTGAGACATTCAGCTGCATGGAATTAAGCGCTTTGGAGTCATTACGTGACGCCAAGCAGCATTGTGTAGCCCATATTGCGGCCGCTGGAGGCAACCTCAGTGTTTTGCAGTGCCTGCTAACAGCGCTTCCGGCACTTGCATTCTTTGAAGATGAAAACGGGGAGAACCCATTGTTTTATGCAATACGAGCTGCTTCGGGCGATAGTGGCTTTGTAAATAAAAACTCTAATGTTTTTTCGTCTGTACTCTTGCTTTTGGGGCACTGTGGACCGAATTGTATCAGCAAGATGGGTACCAGCCCATTACACGTTGCCGCCGAGCTTGGTGCCTTTGACGTCTGCAAACTACTAGTTGACAATGGCGCTGATGTCAACTTGTACTCAGAATATGGGACACCGCTAACCATTGCGGCAATACGAGGGTACATTGATATTGTGGAGTACCTTCTATCGCATGGCGCCAATCCGGATGGATATCCCTCATTCGAGTCTGGCGCCGTCCAAAAAGGGCAGTGCAGGTTTCCACCACCGCTGGTTTTTGCGTGCAGTACTCGCCACGACAAAGTGTTTGACCTGTTGTTGTCACATGGCGCCAGCTGGTCGGTTACTGACTCTGATGGTTGGACCCCTTTACACTGTGCAGCTGAATGCGGATCGGTACGCATGGTCTCCAAGTTGCTAGAAATTGGGGCTGACAGCAATATAAAGGTGGATGGAAGGAATGCATACCACCTGGCTGTAGCAAACGGCCACGAAGGAGTGGCGGAGTTGCTAAGACCTATAACTGATGATACAGTGATGCCAACAGAACGCGCTACTAACAAGGAGCCGGAAATGGCCGTTCACACTGAGCCGTTTAGAGGTACCAAAGAGGAGTTAGACACACTAGTGTCCAACCTTAGGGAAGAGGGACGTGTTCTAGTGGCCAATAAGGATTACGCCCAGGCTTGTGCCATATACACCAAGGGAATATCCCTATTATCAGGAGATACAGACCCGGAAACATTATCGATATTCTACTCTAATCGCAGCCACACCTACCTCATGACTGGTGATATGGATAAGGCCAAATCGGATGCCGAGATg TGCATAAGCCTGAACCCCAAGTGGCCTAAGGGGTACCTGCGATTAGCCAGTGTCCACAAAGCAGAAGGAAGTCAGGTGGATTACTTACATAACCTCTTCCAAGCATATACCCAGGATACCACCAATACAGGGCTACGTGACCTGTTCCAACGCGAAGTCGAGCGTGGGAAAGGCATTATGGCATCGGAACAAAATCTGCAAAGTGCAGATAGATAG